One Panicum virgatum strain AP13 chromosome 3N, P.virgatum_v5, whole genome shotgun sequence DNA segment encodes these proteins:
- the LOC120664856 gene encoding uncharacterized protein LOC120664856, with product MATAGASRSAAGEEDKSDPARPLALASPTVYPASLDAEEEEAQTATGWRSMRYLRKRRRCLLCCGGCCVTTAVVVGIVILVLALTVFKVKDPRMTMNNVWLTAISTGPGTGIASTVATNATITADVSIKNPNAVAFRFSRSETDVYYKGQTISVAYVPAGSVGADRTMRMNVTVDLLADRLMSAMNTTGLIFGQQYDIDTHTEMTGRVKILGIIKKHIGIKLNCTIVIEVGGAAAAIQTGTPSTVQSKSVDCVADVSM from the coding sequence ATGGCGACCGCCGGGGCGTCGAGgagcgcggcgggggaggaggacaAGAGCGACCCGGCGAGGCCCCTCGCGCTCGCCTCCCCGACGGTGTACCCGGCGTCCCtggacgcggaggaggaggaggcgcagacGGCGACCGGGTGGCGCTCCATGCGGTACCTCCGGAAGCGGCGCCGGTGCCTGCTGtgctgcggcggctgctgcgTCACCACCGCGGTGGTCGTCGGCATCGTCATCCTGGTGCTCGCGCTCACCGTGTTCAAGGTCAAGGACCCGCGCATGACCATGAACAACGTCTGGCTCACGGCCATCAGCACGGGGCCCGGGACGGGGATCGCGAGCACCGTCGCCACCAAcgccaccatcaccgccgaCGTCTCCATCAAGAACCCCAACGCCGTGGCGTTCCGGTTCTCGCGGTCCGAGACGGACGTCTACTACAAGGGGCAGACGATCAGCGTGGCGTACGTGCCCGCCGGCAGCGTCGGCGCCGACCGGACGATGAGGATGAACGTCACCGTCGACCTCCTCGCCGACCGCCTCATGAGCGCGATGAACACCACGGGCCTCATCTTCGGCCAGCAGTACGACATCGACACCCACACGGAGATGACGGGGAGGGTCAAAATACTGGGGATCATCAAGAAGCACATCGGGATCAAGCTCAACTGCACCATCGTCATCGAGGTcgggggcgcggccgccgcgatccagacagggaccccctccaccGTGCAGAGCAAGAGCGTGGATTGTGTTGCAGATGTGTCCATGTGA
- the LOC120664854 gene encoding anthocyanidin 5,3-O-glucosyltransferase-like: MEPNPNPTPTVVLHSCLGVGHLIPMVELAKLLLRRGLAAVIAVPTTPASTADFFASSASAVAELAAANPSVSFHHLPPPDYPAPDPDPFLQMLDALRLTAPALAAFLRSLPSVAALVLDLFCVDALDTAASIGVPAYFYYTSCAGDLAAFLHLPHYFAETDGGASFKDMGKALLRFPGVPPIPASDMPHTVLDRADRTCAGRVGHYGRIPEARGVLINTYEWLEARTVRSLRDGVCVPGRPTPPVYPIGPLIVKGQDAAAEVERHACLAWLDTQPERSVVFLCFGSLGAVSAAQLKEIARGLESSGHRFLWMVRSPPDDPTKFFLSHPEPDLDALLPEGFLERTKGRGMVVKMWAPQVEVLRHAATGAFVTHCGWNSVLDAASAGVPMLCWPLYAEQRLNKVFVVDEMKAGVVVDGYDEEMVTAEEVEKKVWLVMESEEGEKLRERLALAKEKAAEALADGGPSRVAFEEFLSDLKLAK, translated from the coding sequence ATGGAGCCCAATCCCAATCCCACCCCGACCGTGGTGCTGCACAGCTGCCTCGGCGTGGGCCACCTGATCCCGATGGTGGAGCTCGCCAAgctgctcctccgccgcggcctcgccgccgtcatCGCCGTCCCGACCacgccggcctccaccgccgacttcttcgcctcctccgcctccgccgtcgcggagctcgccgccgccaaccccTCCGTCTCCTTCCACCACCTCCCGCCGCCGGACTACCCCGCCCCGGACCCGGACCCCTTCCTCCAGATGCTCGACGCGCTCCGCCTCACGgcgcccgccctcgccgccttcCTCCGCTCCCTCCCCTCCGTCGCCGCGCTCGTGCTCGACCTCTTCTGCGTCGACGCGCTCGACACGGCCGCATCCATCGGCGTCCCGGCCTACTTCTACTACACCTCctgcgccggcgacctcgccgcgtTCCTCCACCTCCCCCACTACTTCGCCGAGACGGACGGCGGCGCTAGCTTCAAGGACATGGGCAAGGCGCTCCTTCGCTTCCCCGGCGTCCCGCCGATCCCGGCGTCGGACATGCCGCACACGGTTCTCGACCGCGCGGATCGGACCTGCGCCGGGCGGGTCGGCCACTACGGCCGCATCCCCGAGGCTCGGGGCGTGCTGATCAACACCTACGAGTGGCTGGAGGCGCGGACCGTGCGCTCGCTCAGGGACGGCGTCTGCGTCCCCGGCCGCCCCACGCCGCCGGTGTACCCCATCGGGCCGCTGATCGTCAAGGgccaggacgcggcggcggaagtGGAGCGGCACGCGTGCCTGGCGTGGCTGGACACGCAGCCGGAGCGCAGCGTGGTGTTCCTCTGCTTCGGCAGCCTGGGCGCCGTCTCGGCGGCGCAGCTGAAGGAGATCGCGCGCGGGCTGGAGAGCTCCGGGCACCGCTTCCTGTGGATGGTGCGGAGTCCGCCCGATGACCCGACCAAGTTCTTCCTCTCGCATCCGGAGCCGGACCTGGACGCGCTGCTCCCGGAGGGGTTTCTGGAGCGGACGAAGGGCAGGGGGATGGTGGTGAAGATGTGGGCGCCACAGGTGGAGGTGCTGCGGCACGCGGCCACCGGCGCGTTCGTGAcgcactgcgggtggaactcggTGCTGGATGCGGCGTCGGCCGGGGTGCCGATGCTGTGCTGGCCGCTGTACGCGGAGCAGAGGCTGAACAAGGTGTTCGTGGTGGACGAGATGAaggccggggtggtggtggaCGGGTACGACGAGGAGATGGtaacggcggaggaggtggagaagaaggTGTGGCTGGTGATGGAATCCGAGGAAGGGGAGAAGCTCAGGGAGAGGCTGGCATTGGCGAAGGAGAAGGCGGCAGAGGCGCTGGCAGATGGCGGGCCGTCGCGGGTGGCGTTTGAAGAATTCTTGAGCGATTTGAAGCTCGCCAAATGA
- the LOC120664858 gene encoding RING-H2 finger protein ATL67-like isoform X1, protein MSFLDPLASLGLGYAIAIALGFLVLLASVLLASYFCLRRGAGAGFGAGGLGVGGSARHAASSASSSGHISITVPRVVFVAEDYDSPGSSSRGAAAAASPVGLDPAVIATYPRVPFSRAALGADAEAACSICLCEYREGEMLRVMPECKHRFHLTCLDAWLRRSASCPVCRSSPIPTPVSTPLSTPLSELVPLSQYAADRRRSRFG, encoded by the exons ATGTCGTTCCTCGACCCGCTCGCGTCGCTCGGGCTTGGGTACGCCATCGCCATCGCGCTCGGCTTCCTCGTGCTCCTCGCCTCGGTGCTGCTCGCCTCCTACTTCTGCCTCCGCCGCGGGGCCGGCGCGGggttcggcgccggcggcctcggcgtgGGGGGCTCCGCGCGGCACGCCGCGTCCTCCGCCTCCAGCTCCGGCCACATCTCCATCACCGTGCCCCGCGTCGTCTTCGTGGCCGAGGACTACGACTCCCCGGGGTCCTCctcccgcggcgccgccgccgcggcctcgcccgTCGGCCTCGACCCGGCCGTCATAGCGACGTACCCGAGGGTGCCCTTCTCCAGGGCCGCGCTGGGGGCGGACGCCGAGGCCGCCTGCTCCATCTGCCTCTGCGAGTACCGCGAGGGCGAGATGCTGCGGGTCATGCCCGAGTGCAAGCACAGGTTCCACCTCACGTGCCTCGACGCGTGGCTGCGCCGGAGCGCGTCGTGCCCCGTCTGCCGCTCCTCGCCTATCCCCACCCCCGTCTCCACACCGCTCTCAACCCCGCTGTCGGAGCTCGTCCCGCTATCGCAGTACGCTGCTGACCGTCGCCGGAGCAG GTTTGGGTGA
- the LOC120664858 gene encoding RING-H2 finger protein ATL67-like isoform X2 yields the protein MSFLDPLASLGLGYAIAIALGFLVLLASVLLASYFCLRRGAGAGFGAGGLGVGGSARHAASSASSSGHISITVPRVVFVAEDYDSPGSSSRGAAAAASPVGLDPAVIATYPRVPFSRAALGADAEAACSICLCEYREGEMLRVMPECKHRFHLTCLDAWLRRSASCPVCRSSPIPTPVSTPLSTPLSELVPLSQYAADRRRSR from the coding sequence ATGTCGTTCCTCGACCCGCTCGCGTCGCTCGGGCTTGGGTACGCCATCGCCATCGCGCTCGGCTTCCTCGTGCTCCTCGCCTCGGTGCTGCTCGCCTCCTACTTCTGCCTCCGCCGCGGGGCCGGCGCGGggttcggcgccggcggcctcggcgtgGGGGGCTCCGCGCGGCACGCCGCGTCCTCCGCCTCCAGCTCCGGCCACATCTCCATCACCGTGCCCCGCGTCGTCTTCGTGGCCGAGGACTACGACTCCCCGGGGTCCTCctcccgcggcgccgccgccgcggcctcgcccgTCGGCCTCGACCCGGCCGTCATAGCGACGTACCCGAGGGTGCCCTTCTCCAGGGCCGCGCTGGGGGCGGACGCCGAGGCCGCCTGCTCCATCTGCCTCTGCGAGTACCGCGAGGGCGAGATGCTGCGGGTCATGCCCGAGTGCAAGCACAGGTTCCACCTCACGTGCCTCGACGCGTGGCTGCGCCGGAGCGCGTCGTGCCCCGTCTGCCGCTCCTCGCCTATCCCCACCCCCGTCTCCACACCGCTCTCAACCCCGCTGTCGGAGCTCGTCCCGCTATCGCAGTACGCTGCTGACCGTCGCCGGAGCAGGTGA
- the LOC120664855 gene encoding anthocyanidin 5,3-O-glucosyltransferase-like, with amino-acid sequence MEAGVEAPGRGSMGKKKTFVLYPSLGVGHLIPMVELAKHLLRRGHGALIAVVDPPDADPASAAAVARLAAANPAIAFRLLPAPASPDAGAHPVKRSHDTLALANPALRDLLHSLPAVHALLLDMFCVDALDVAAELGVPAYFFFASAAGDLAVFLNLPYLYPTLPSFREMGRTLVRCPGMPPIRALDMVITMQDKESDQTKVRLYQFKRIPEGSGVLVNSFDWLEPRALKALRDGVCVPGRPTPRVYCIGPLVNNGRKGGESGETHECLAWLDTQPERSVVFLCFGSKGAFSAAQLQEIARGLESSGHRFLWAVRSPPEEGDRYPEPDLERLLPAGFLERTKGRGMVVKNWVPQAEVVQHEAVGAFVTHCGWNSALEAIMSGLPMICWPLYAEQGMNKVFMVEEMKIAVEMQGYEELVSAEEVEAKVRLVMETEEGKVLRERLAVAREKALEATKEGGSSEVALAEFLRDLEKKSSYGGGERP; translated from the coding sequence ATGGAAGCTGGGGTCGAAGCTCCAGGCCGGGGATCCatggggaagaagaagacgtTCGTGCTCTACCCGTCGCTGGGCGTGGGCCACCTGATCCCCATGGTGGAGCTGGCCaagcacctcctccgccgcggccacggcgcgctCATCGCCGTGGTCGACCCGCCCGACGCCGACCCCGCGtcggccgccgcggtggcgcgcCTCGCGGCGGCCAACCCGGCCATCGCGTTCCGCCTCCTGCCGGCGCCGGCCAGCCCCGACGCCGGCGCGCACCCGGTGAAGCGCAGCCACGACACGCTCGCGCTCGCCAACCCCGCGCTGCGGGACCTCCTCCACTCGCTGCCCGCGGTCCACGCGCTCCTGCTCGACATGTTCTGCGTCGACGCGCTAGAcgtcgcggcggagctcggcgtccCAGCCTACTTCTTCTTCGCCTCCGCGGCCGGGGACCTCGCCGTCTTCCTCAACCTGCCGTACCTCTACCCCACACTCCCGTCGTTCAGGGAGATGGGCAGGACGCTCGTGCGCTGCCCCGGGATGCCGCCGATCCGGGCGCTGGACATGGTGATCACGATGCAGGACAAGGAGAGCGACCAGACCAAGGTTCGGCTGTACCAGTTCAAGCGCATCCCGGAGGGCAGCGGCGTGCTGGTCAACAGCTTCGATTGGTTGGAGCCCAGGGCCCTGAAGGCGCTCAGGGACGGCGTCTGCGTGCCCGGCCGGCCGACGCCGAGGGTCTACTGCATCGGCCCGCTGGTCAACAAcgggaggaagggaggagagagcgGCGAGACGCACGAGTGCCTCGCGTGGCTGGACACGCAGCCGGAGCGGAGCGTCGTGTTCCTCTGCTTCGGGAGCAAGGGCGCCTTCTCCGCCGCGCAATTGCAGGAGATTGCCCGCGGATTGGAGAGCTCCGGCCACCGGTTCTTGTGGGCTGTGAGGAGCCCGCCGGAAGAAGGTGATCGGTATCCCGAACCGGACTTGGAGCGGCTGCTCCCGGCGGGGTTCCTGGAGAGGACGAAGGGCAGGGGAATGGTGGTGAAAAACTGGGTCCCGCAGGCGGAGGTCGTGCAGCACGAGGCGGTCGGCGCATTCGTGAcgcactgcgggtggaactccGCGCTCGAGGCGATCATGTCCGGGCTGCCGATGATATGCTGGCCGCTGTACGCGGAGCAggggatgaacaaggtgttCATGGTGGAGGAGATGAAGATCGCGGTGGAGATGCAGGGATACGAGGAGCTTGTCAGCGCGGAGGAGGTGGAAGCCAAGGTGAGGCTGGTGATGGAGACCGAGGAAGGGAAGGTCCTTCGGGAGAGGCTCGCGGTGGCTAGGGAGAAGGCATTGGAAGCTACCAAGGAAGGCGGTTCCTCTGAAGTGGCACTCGCCGAGTTCTTGAGAGATTTGGAGAAGAAGAGCAGCTACGGAGGGGGAGAACGCCCCTGA